GTACATGTGAatttaaatatgatttttattttgtttttgtaaacagGAGTCATTTCATTTCAGGTGTTCATAATATCTATGGCAGCTCATCAAAAGgtcaataattaaattaaaaagagtTTAATGTAAAGAATGAAACCTTTTAAGTTAAACTCACCAAATACTGAGATTCTGTATAAATCCATCAAAGCCAGCTGGTCTTCAAACGATTTGAATACAAAAACATCAACAGACATACACATCAATGCAATGTGTTAATGATATATTAGATCTTGAGATATTATTTACGATTCCAATGATTTATCTTAAAATTATCTTTAGTAATCTGGAAGTGACCagtgaaatacataaatcaaTCCCACTAACAGATCTGAATAATACTCACCTAAGTGCAGCATCTAAACCACAGACACTCTGCAGGAACATGAGGAGACAGGACCAAGAACAGGTAGCAACAAAATAAATTGTTACATCTTTTTGttaacaaaatgagaaaagactctATAAAAGTCATactaaacaaacaacattaaaactgaCTATAAGTGCATCCAGCAATTGTAATAAACTCCTTTTTGTGTTAAACTGTTATTACTGATCAGTCAGTGTCTCTTGGTGTAACCTGTGATGGAGGTCCAGCAAGAAGTGAGCAGCTTATTGTTGTGAATGTGagagaaataacaaaaattGCAGTAAACATGATTAGAAAGAATGAACCTGATCTATTGGTTTACAGAATTTAGATAGAGGTGTTTGGTGTTTAGACTCGATGGCCTGTCTCAGTGGAACACAGGCCATCTAATCCCATTCACAGACCAAGCTGTCAAAGGGATTAGATGAGAAACTTAAGGTTTAAGACTTCTTGGCTCAATAGACCTCTAACTGTTTGTCCACCTGGCTGTCTGTTTTCAGGAATCCATTTTCTGTTTCTGAGAACATAATggctataaaatatatatttacatgtgGTGCATTTGCAGTTAGGAGCGATGCAGATCCAAATTCAGGTCTCTATCAAAAAGTCAGACAGTATACAGAAAGAGCTGCTCTGCTCCTGTTGGTTGTTTTCCACAGAAAGAGGTGGGTGTAGTGCTCATTCCAGTTTGACTTCCACTGACAGTAAAAGGAGTTTCTAACTTGACGTATGCAGACATGGTTAAAAAAAGATCTGTGTATTGTTGTGAACAGAAGCGTGAAATACAGATTCTGGGGACATGTGAAACTAACAATTCATAAGTGTAAGAACACGGGACCTTTAAAAGTGCAGTTCAATGAGGAGTAACTTTGTTCTGTTGTTACTGTGGATCATCACAAAGTCAGCCTGCTACACAGCCGGATTctctttgtatgtgtgattgTTTGTTCTGCAGACACACTGATAAACAGAAACCAAAGAAATATGTTTCCTTTATACTCTAAGTCAAGTGAACTGACCTTTTAAACTGTAGTTTACAGTGTGGACTCTCCAGGTAATCATACAGCTGTTTCATTCCTGAACCCTCCAGGTTGCATCCTATTAGATCCAGATGTTTCAGGTAGggggggttggacttcagagcaCTGAGCAGTTCTGAACAGTTCTTCTCTGACAAAGTGCTGTCCTcaaagctgaataaacatcataTGAATTACAAAGTATTCTTTTATTAAATCATCTTTTTCTTATAAGAAACCAAGTGAACGTCTAATGGAGGCACAGACTATTGCAAACTGTACAGATTATTGTCAAGTGCAaacttgcagaaaaaaaaacaaaaccccacaCACACGGCAGCAGAATCAACTCTACACACTGATTAAAACTAACCAGATATTACTAAAACCAATATTatagtatgtagttttagtacCCAAGCTTGTACCCACACCGCTGGTTTATGTGGTAACATCAGGCCGAAAGGAATTCCCTCACTGAAGCCAGCCACACCTGTCATCCATCAAGCTTCACCGGCTGGTGCTGATCGTCCTCGTCAGTGTTCACTACTTAACAGTGTGGCTGAGCTACAGTCGATGCTGGGTCACTTAGCGACCTGATCAGTACAGCCCTGAGGTAAACCTATCTTTtgcatgtgtctgtgagtgtggcagattgatcagtgttcactatttcactgtaaataaacacactgtcctgcatttgagtcctgTTTTTTGCCGCGAACGTGACATGCAGTGCATCCTCATCTTCGCTTATTTTTAAACAGAAGTGTTTTACTATTACAGTAAATACAGTTAACTAACCTGAGTGTCTCCAGTCTACAGTTTGGATGCTCCAGATGAGTAAAAAGTTCTTCTGCGTCTTTCTCCAGTCTCACTGATTTCATGtgcagctctctcagatgggaggggtctGAGGTCAGAGCTAAGGCCAAAGATCCACAGCTTTTCCCAAAGACAtgaacatcatgaagtctgttttGACACATATATTAAAAGCATGTTATTATTAAGAAGACACATTATATTTACTTTGTGTGCTCGATGCAACACAACGGGACACTGTCTCTTCTGGCTCAGCTGATCTGATGTTACTAACatgaaacattttaataattCTCCTCTGTCTCTGTCAGACCTACAGATCTTCAATCTTTCTTTGATTTAATGTGTTACTTGCAGCCACTTTCTGCTTGGCAGCACTGTCCTTAAAACATCtagtttttaccatttcttcctgTACCAAACATGACAATAATATTCAGAAAAAGCACGTTGGAAACTATTTATCAGTCTATTTTTTCCTGGCCtatcaacacattttaaaaactggtaAATATTTTGAATTCTTCACTTGAAATAGAGATGCAGTTAGGGTGTGTCTTCTTTACATTTCATTGTAATATTTCATGTGATTTGGTACTGTGTCCCTCAACTCCAGAGtgctaaaataaaaagttgaactcaggagtaaaaatcaaaaagactGAGGTGTCAGTttttggctacgttcacactgcaggtcttaatgctcaattccgattttttgatcaaagtgtgaacgctcaaagcggcccgcatgcgcaaaagaagacgtcacacacaacgcgctctgtttagacccagaccaaacagtattgtttgactgatggccttaatataaagacttgtttcgtactttacgtttcccaatttgctttaagttttaaagttattttgttatttacatatggcctaaaaattatccttattgctgttttagaggagcggtgcttcaaaggatagtttcagatttctgtcagaatctgcagattatacagtacaaataaaatgttcacgtttctccaacgttgtcttcccaacggtttcactgacatctacactggatggccaggaagcgttcgctatgtcttctccggcgctgataactggcgtctgtcttgtgtcagtgacgtaaaagatggatttaatgcgacatgactgtttacacagcagtcgctttcaaaaacatcagatatgtatcggattcagtaccacatacgaaagtgacccagatcggatttgaaaatatcggatttgtgccgttcacactgtcataccaagatcagatacgggtcgcatagggtcggaaaaatcggatttgatgtgctttcgcctgcagtgtgaacgtagccttagtctcTGTGGCagggtgtggtttgtggctcagctgcaggggacgGAGGAAGTCTGGCTGTCAAAGCTGATATCCATTATGCTAACCATGCTTTCCCTATTTCAGTAGCTGCTGAGGCCTGAAAGAGGAGTGAGAGTTGAACAACAGGACAGAGCTGTGTGTGGTACAAAGATGAACTGAAGTGTGCAGCTGGAAAGCTGCTAAAAGCAAACTGGTTAAAACACTTTGTAAAGAAACAAGCACTGATCTTTTAGTGCTGTGTGCGTGAAAGCTGTGTGCTTCCTATCACAGTCTCATATGATTAATTTCTGACCACTCACTGTGATGTTATCAAGATTTACATCGATGTTATTATCACTGACTGTACTGAAGAACCTGAATGATTTAATTTCTATTGTTGAGAGTTAATCACTGACAACATTCCATTACTTTCACATTTGGCCACAGTGGCTGTTTCAGCTGAAGATATAGATGTATATAAATTAAATCCTCCAAATaattttctattaaaaaaaacatttttagtgtTTGCAATACCTCAGCAACATTTCTGACAAAATAACTGACATGTAATGTTTAGAATAAATAACTGGAATAGTGTAATAAGAGCAATGGTGTTGTTTAGTGAGAGTAATTTTAGGAATTAAACTATTGATCTACACTGATTTATAATGTTAATCACACTTGGACTCACCGAGCCTTTCTGCAGTTCACCACAGCTGGAAGCAGGCTCCATCGTCCATCCCGTGATGTGTTGTACTTCTGCAGATCAAACTCCTCCATAAcgttctctgacatcatcaacatATGTGCCAAAGCTGTGCACTCGATTTCAGAGAGTTTCTTCTCTGACGTGTTCTGTGACTTTAGAAACTCTTGGATCTCCTGATGTACTAAGATGTCATTCATCTCCATGAGACAGTAAAGAATGTTTATGCATCTTTCAGGACACTTGCCTTCACTGCTAATCTTCTTCAGGTTGTTGATGACTCTCTGGATGATTTCTGGACTGttctctgtctgacccagcaAACCTCCTAAGAGTCTCTGGTTTGATTTCATAGagaggccatgaaggaagcgCACAAACAGTTCCAGGTGGCTATTCGGAACTTTCAAGGATTCTTCCATGGCTCTGCTTAGAAAATCTTCCAGAGATGAGATATCTTTCAAAGATATCTTATTTCCTTTATCGTCCTCAGTAAAGAAGTCCTGCATcacctctgtcttcctgttggtgtaacagtggaacatgtagactgcagccagaaactcctgaacactcagatgaacaaagcagtaaactggtttctggaagatcacacactctcttttgaggatctctgtacaaactccaGAGTACACAGAGGCCTCTGTGacatccagaccacactgctccaaGTCTTCTTGGTAGAACAGGATGCTTTTTTTCTGCAGATGTTCAAATGCTagcctccccagcttcagaagaacttccctgtcagcACTGATGAACTcttgctgattcatctcttgtCCCTTGTGgtacttttgctttttctttgtctgaaccagcaggaagtgtgagtacatgtcagtcagggtcttgggcagctctcctctctgctctgtagtcaacatgtgctccacaactgtagcagtgatccagcagaagactgggatactACACATAATGTAAAGGCTCCTGGATGTCTTTAAgtgggagatgattctgctTGACAGCTCTTTATTTctgaatctcctcctgaagtactcctccttctgagAGTCAGTGAAGCCTCGAACTTCTGTCATCCTGTCAACACATGTGGGAGGAATCTGACTGACTGCTGCAggtcgggaagttatccagatgagagcagagggaagcagattccccTCGATGAGATTTGTCAGGAGCTCACTGATGGttgacttctgtgtgacattAGACACaagcttcctgttggtgaaatccaacaaaagtctgctttcatccaggccgtcaaagatgaacaaaagatTACACACAGtgagcttctctgctgtgacgctcTGTAATCTTGGATAGAAAACATGGATCAGCTCCAGGagactgtactgctcatctctgaccaagttcagctccctgaatgaaagcagaaccaccGCACTGATGTCTTGGTTTTCTaagccctctgcccagtccagagtgaacttctgcaccAAGAAGGTTTTTCCAATGCCAGCAACACCATATgtcagaaccactctgatgggtctctgttggtcagCTAACACTTTAAAGATGTCCTTGCTGCTGATTGGTGTTTCACGGTGGATCTTCTTACAAGTGCTCTCCACctgcctcacctcatgttggAAGTGTACTGCTTCACTCTGctcctctgtgatgtagagctcagtgtagatcAATCTGAGGAGGGCTCCAATTCCTGTTTTATCAGTTCCTTCAATCACACGTTCATATCGTGTCCTCAGAGTGACTTTTAACGCATCTAAACATTTTTCTAGATCAGTATCTGttgaaaaaatggaaaacaattaaacaagagaGCAAGAAAacttaagtttttgtttttgcacagcAGCTCTTACTGGTTGTCTGCTGAGAAGTTCTGGTTCCAGACTTGACTCCACATTGGGGACAGAAGTCTGTAGATGAATCCTTCAGGACATCCTGATGCAACGCACAGCAGGACACCGGCTTCTCCACAAAGAaattcctcttcttctctctgtggACACAAACAAAAATTATTCTGACCAAAGAAAAGCAGTAAAAACATTTGTAGACATCATGCAAACACCTGTTTCTGTGGTAGGTTTATAGTAGTGGGCATGATCCAGGTTCATAACTGAATACTCAAGGATAGTCTCTATAAAACCTGCAGCCTCTCATCCAACATCACAAACCTCTACCTTTGCCTTCATCTTCACCTCCTCTGGTCTCTAGTTCATCTCTTAAACCTGTTTGTCTGCTGTGTTCAGGATTTCCCTCTCATTTTGTTCACATTAATTCTCCACTTTCTGGAGTCTTCTGAGTTCAGCTATGGTTCCCACACTGCTCAGAGAAGCTAGCAATCCACCTGGTTTCCACGTGTTTGGTCACACACAGTCCCACactgttccctctaagctgagCGCGTGAGCAATCGCACACTGCAGACACAGTCtccacacacagaaaatcagtgaaattaaaataaatacatgtatttactttcatttcaattcacgctggatttttttttgcgCAGTGCAGATGTGTGCAGAGACTGTGTCAGCAGCGTGCGATTGCTCACGCGCTCAGCTTAGAGGTAACACTGCTCCACAATCTgctctggttttgcttcctcttCTTAAAGCAGTACAGTTATATTAGTAGGGTCTCTGCCATACATGATCACATATCTGAATTCAAAAAGAATCAGATAGTCGACTAGAACACAAATATCACTGCAAACATTAGGACCTAACAACATCAGCTGTTAATCatggcagaactcaggtggtgagggtgggtagaTGTGTCTCTAACAGCATCAgcatcaacacaggagcaccccagggatgtgtcctctcgccactgctctactctACTTTGAtacagatactgaaggacccgtcccttcctggcaacaaactgttccaacttctgcaaTCCGGTAGAAGGTTCtgcatcatccgggcaaggacaaAGAGGCTCTAGAGCAGCTTCTATCCCCAAGCCATCTGGGACCTAAACCATAACATCACAGATCGCCTCATGTGTGTTATGTCCAGTTTTACTTCCTCTGTCTAACTAACCAAGGGAACCAGTCTACTCTGAGGTGTTGCATCTGGGCTGTATTTAAGccctttgtttatttctttgtaatgTTGTGATCTCCCTCGGggctgtgtgtttttccttgTGTTTAGTTCTAAGGTTGGGGTAAAAGCCTTAagaatatctatctatctatctgtgtaTCTGTAAAATTTAGTCCATTCATTCGAGACTATGTTTAGCCTCGATCTTTTAAGAATGGTGTCTTTAatatttgcaatttttttttttaatgtttgtaatTTCATTCCTACCAATCTCTGATCTGCTTCAGAGGAGTATAAGCACAATTCAGTAACTCCATCCCTGCGAACTCCTTTGAAACAATACGAAATACTCGAAAACTAAAAGCATCTTCACTCAGTTTATAGCCAAAATCAGCCTCTTACTTTGTGCCTGAAGGTCCAGGTTCATGACTGAAGACTGGAGGATACTCTCTGGACATGTCACTGTTCATGGACACAGAGCTGAAACGTAATGGAAAACAAATATTAGGAGTTCAAACTCATAATACAGGCTGAAAGTAACACAGCTATGTCAGTGGTTGTTTGAGGAAAAACACTGTATATGACTGTTTTAATGGTTAAAAGGCTTTTCATAAAGACTATATTATGTTACTAAAGCTTATTGTATCCACTCACCATTTTCATATTGTTTGTAAATAAAGACAGTCTCTTAATTACTACAAAACTTCATAGGAAAACATTTCAATGGGTTATACACAAGTCAAGGACCCTTGCAGACCCCTTTGAAATAATGTGAAAGACTCGAAAACTAAAATCATCTTCACTCAGTTTATAGCCAAAATCAGTCTCTTACTGTGTGCCTGAAGGTCCAGGTTCATGACTGAAGACTGGAGGATGATCTCTGGACATGTCACTGTTCATGGACACAGAGCTGGATCCTGGAAACTCTGCTcggtgtttgtgttgtttatgtCTTCAAACACAAACATAGAGTGATGCACAGATTATTCTTCTGTTGTTGATCATTGAGctgcttctctctctgtgtcagatTTATGAGGCTATACAACTCTCTTACAACTGCTCTAATTTATGTAGGACAAGCTATCGGCAGGTTAATCTTTTTAAATCGTTTTAGAATCCCCAACTAATATTTTTGACTTTGGATTTCCATTTAGATTTTTCTGTTATATACACAAATAATCTTTCTCTCATCAGTATTTAGTAATGCTAACATTAGTTACCAGCACAAAGAGTCACAGGAAGCTGGTTAACCAACTTGCCATGTTTACAGGGATTAATCAGTCTAGCTGTGAGCACATTCACATAAAGGCAGTTGGCAGCATCAAACCAATCAATCACAAATAAGTGTACTGGTAGTACAACAGTTATTTTATAAAGGGACATAAAACTGCAAAACTTAATGGAAAACAAATATTAGGAGTTAAAACTCATAATACAGGCTCAAAGTAACACAGCTATGTCAGTGGTTGTTTGAGGAAAAACACTTTATATGACTGTTTTAATGGTTAAGAGGCTTTTCATGAGGACTATATAATGCTACTACAGCTTATTGTATCCACTCACCATTTTCACATTGTTTGTAATAAAGACAGTCTCTTAATTACTACAAAACTTCATAGGAAAACATTTCAATGGGTTATACACAAGTCAAGGACCCTTGCAGACCCCTTTGAAATAATGTGAAAGACTCGAAAACTAAAAGCATCTTCACTCAGTTTATAGCCAAAATCAGTCTCTTACTGTGTGCCTGAGGGTCCAGGTTCATGACCGAAGACTGGAGGATACTCTCTGGACATGTCACTGTTCATGGACACAGAGCTGGATCCTGGaaactctgctctgtgtttgtgttgttgatgTCTGTAAACACAAATAATGAATCAAGAACAGATTATTCTTCTACATGCGCCTGTTGTTGGGCATTCAGctgcttctctctctgtgtcagatTTAGGAGACTGAAAAACTCAATTTTCTGTCTACTACTGTAATTTCTGTAGGGCAGGCTGTCGCCAGGGTAATCATTTTTAACTCACTTTCAGATCTTCATTTAATATTTCAGAGCTTTCCATTTAGATTTTTCTGTTATATAAGCAAATAATCTTTCCCTCATCAGTATTAAATCATCTTAACATCAGTTACCAGGATAAGGAGTCACAGGAAGCTGGTTAACCAACTCACAGCTTGTATTATGttcatttataaaataaaatacaaaactcaATGGAAAACAAATATCAGGAAGTCAAACACATAATACAGACTGAAATACATAATATAGCCGTGTCAGTGGCTGTTTGAGGAAAATCACTTGATATGAATGTTTTAGTGCTTTAAGAGCTTTTTTCAGAAAGACTTTACTATGTTACTAAAGTTTGTCCTCTCCTTTCGCCATTTTCAAATTGTTTATAATAGACACAGTTTCTTACTTTTTGCCTGATGATCCAAGTTCATGCCTGAAGACTGGATGATAATCTCTGAATTTGTCACTGTTCATGGACACAGAGCTGGATCCTAGAAACGCTGCTATGTTCCCCTCCAAAACACTCATCTTTAGGCTTCCTGGGAGAGAAACAAGGAACACTGACTGTGAGCACggcagaaaaaaacatcataaTATTTTTAGAGAAGGCCATAACTGGCCGAACAagaaacacagcacacacacacagttagctTGTATTAAACCCAGCTGACCCTTTACCTCATCAATTAATAGATACTTTACTCTCTTACAGCTCACTGAGAGACAGCTAACTCAGCACAAGAAGTTAAAAGGTCAGTCTCACCATTAACCAAAGATATAGTTTCATCCAtcatgttttgttcttt
The sequence above is a segment of the Oreochromis aureus strain Israel breed Guangdong linkage group 3, ZZ_aureus, whole genome shotgun sequence genome. Coding sequences within it:
- the LOC116321308 gene encoding NLR family CARD domain-containing protein 3-like, yielding MKQTSEKKGSLKMSVLEGNIAAFLGSSSVSMNSDKFRDYHPVFRHELGSSGKKHQQHKHRAEFPGSSSVSMNSDMSREYPPVFGHEPGPSGTQHKQHKHRAEFPGSSSVSMNSDMSRDHPPVFSHEPGPSGTHSVSMNSDMSREYPPVFSHEPGPSGTKEKKRNFFVEKPVSCCALHQDVLKDSSTDFCPQCGVKSGTRTSQQTTNTDLEKCLDALKVTLRTRYERVIEGTDKTGIGALLRLIYTELYITEEQSEAVHFQHEVRQVESTCKKIHRETPISSKDIFKVLADQQRPIRVVLTYGVAGIGKTFLVQKFTLDWAEGLENQDISAVVLLSFRELNLVRDEQYSLLELIHVFYPRLQSVTAEKLTVCNLLFIFDGLDESRLLLDFTNRKLVSNVTQKSTISELLTNLIEGNLLPSALIWITSRPAAVSQIPPTCVDRMTEVRGFTDSQKEEYFRRRFRNKELSSRIISHLKTSRSLYIMCSIPVFCWITATVVEHMLTTEQRGELPKTLTDMYSHFLLVQTKKKQKYHKGQEMNQQEFISADREVLLKLGRLAFEHLQKKSILFYQEDLEQCGLDVTEASVYSGVCTEILKRECVIFQKPVYCFVHLSVQEFLAAVYMFHCYTNRKTEVMQDFFTEDDKGNKISLKDISSLEDFLSRAMEESLKVPNSHLELFVRFLHGLSMKSNQRLLGGLLGQTENSPEIIQRVINNLKKISSEGKCPERCINILYCLMEMNDILVHQEIQEFLKSQNTSEKKLSEIECTALAHMLMMSENVMEEFDLQKYNTSRDGRWSLLPAVVNCRKARLHDVHVFGKSCGSLALALTSDPSHLRELHMKSVRLEKDAEELFTHLEHPNCRLETLSFEDSTLSEKNCSELLSALKSNPPYLKHLDLIGCNLEGSGMKQLYDYLESPHCKLQFKRVSVV